The following DNA comes from Rosa rugosa chromosome 5, drRosRugo1.1, whole genome shotgun sequence.
CCAGAGTCACTAATGCGTTGGCTACAATGGTAAACCCTaattgggtttgggcttggctCTACTTTTCtgacttgggcttgggccctaaTGAGTTGTCTAAGGCTGCAGAATGTGGGCTTCTTCTATTCTGgattcgcatttgggatcccggTGGATTTATTATAaagatttgggatccaggacgaCAACCTCGAattattatttcattttgttaGGTCGCAAATTTCATAATCTCTGAGGGTTTTTTATCTTGCTTCGGAGATTACTGATTTTTGTTTGGAATTAAAGTGCGTGAactgtctaaaaggtgggtgtactgggggtatagTGGCTTCCTGTTCTTGTTTTAGAATAAGAGTCTCAGGGTACTCTgagaaacgattctttctgtcgaccccttaggggtgtttcgtttttgtactgcttgctgaatctatataatgggctgacctcctttcgtcaaaaaaaaaaaattataaggtTCAAAAGGTGGGAAGATTAAAATGCTACAATGGCCAAActtcaacacacacacacaaaaaagtaaaaaaaaaaaataaacaatttatcgtaaatcttcaaaaaaaaatttcaacgaTAAGGATAATCACGGTAAAAAGAAATGCTCAGTTACACTTCAAGGAGGCTTCTAGCAACTTTTTATTTCAGTTTCTCTCCACGCACGTTTAACGTGTCTATTGTTCAACCAATCCATTTAATCCAATTTCCTaaacatgcatatatatgcTCCAGCTGTGTTTATATAAGTGGCATTGAATCGGTTATAAATTATAATAATCAGATCCAATTTCATATTGAGAAGCAACGCTGAGATAAAGCCCCAGACACGTCTCCCTTCTCTGCCCATCTGGACTTGGACTTTTGGATTTTCgtttaaatttttttgatcCCTTCTCCCGGTTCAACCCATTCAATCTAAGACCAGTCACGAGGTACATAATCACATATATTACTCCCTTATATAAGACATAGGACTCATATAAATCTTAGTCCTCGTACTATCTCAAGGCCTTCATAGACACCAAAAGTAGAGAGCTTTGGAAATTTGGAGGTGGGTTTTGAATTTCATGGTGATGATAAAGAAAAGGGAAGAGAAGAGCAGTGATTACAGTGAAAAGGGAATGCGACTGGGAAAATACGAGTTGGGAAAGACTCTCGGCGAGGGCAATTTTGGCAAAGTCAAGTTTGCTAAGGACGTCGTCACCGGCCAACCATTTGCCGTTAAGATTctagagaagaagagaattaacGACCACAACATCGCCgaccaggttttttttttcaatctatTTGctcaaagttttgatctttttctTTGAAAAGTTTCAAATCTTTCATTGATGGGGTTTCTGGGTAGTGTTGAAGAATGcaaaaagcttcaatctttcactaatggggtttttttttggttaagttTCTTACTCTTTTGTTTTCATCTTGATCTTTTGGTTCGAAAGTTTtaatctttctttgttttttagaGCTGGAAAGTTTTGGTCTTGTGTCAATGCCTTGATGCGTTTTCTGGGTGGTGCTTATTTGTTTTGATGTTCTAAATGGTTTTGGTTGCAAGTGCAagctgtgttttttttttttaaataccattTGGCTGCATATGAGTTGATGTATAAACAAATAAGAAACTGAAACTGGCATTTGGCtctggtcaaaaaaaaaaaaaaaactggcatTTAGCATTCATGGCGTTTATTAATTGCAACACAAAATCGGACATTTTCTGTAACAAGAAACTGAGAATTGGCATTCATTTTGTACGGTTTAACATGATCCAACTTCAATTTCGGTTCCTGTTTTTGTGTGATTATTGGTTCAACATTAACAATATTCTGTATTGCAGATAAAGAGGGAGATTGGCACTTTGAAGCTTCTAAAACATCCAAACGTCGTCCGATTACACGAGGTATTATGCTGTGTATATGCTGTACTTGATCTGTCCCAACACGTCTTGTTTTATGTCCATTATTTTCTGATTCATCATCCTCAATCATCATCAGCATAATCTTTGTGTTTATCCACTAATTTCTCATACGATAATGATCCCAATTTCTTAATTAATGGGGTCTATAAACAGCATCAACGCCAATCAGGGGTTTCCTGTTGAGCATTATTGTTCTTTATCTGTGAAGCACATGCCGAGTTTTCACCACTAATCGATACAGTTACGTTTTGACATAATCTTTGGTAGGCATGAGTGGGGTACCGTAATTATAGTCAATTAGCTTCTTAAATAGGTTTTAGTCATATCACTATATCAGCTACTTTACCAATTACTGATCTCCATTCTTATGATACTCCACCTAATACAAGCTTCACCGCCAATCAGATGACTGCTCTGAACTGGCCATAGATCTCAGCTCGATATCCATGTGTAACTACCCTCAGCAGATTCGTTTTTTTGGTTCTTGGTTATAAATATTAAATTATAGTGACGAGCTGGGCCACTGAATTATTTTCTTGGGGCCCTGTTTCAATCAACCAGACCAAGTGAACCACGTGTCATAATGGGTCCTTGAAAGAAACCTCTGCCCCCATTCTGTTGGATAAGATCATCAACGCTATGGTTATGTCCACCAGTACCTTCCCTGACATTAAAATCCAAGCATGATTGCCTCAACTTGCATATATGATATGTTGTTTTCAGTGTATAGTTTAaactaaatatttttttttttttttttttttttggcaaagagttTAAACTAAATTTAGCGAAGGATATATTAACAGCAATATATATTAGTTCTTGGATATGTCTTTCTAGGACTAATATGAAAGGAAATATTACAAAAAAGTTCTTAACAGAAAATAAATACTAGAATGATGCTGTGATTTTATGGATGACTGGATTTTTAGAAAAGTAGAACTGGTCTTTTTTATTAAGTGGCAATTGCTTTGCCCTTTGCAAGGTGGAACAGATATCCACTTGTTTCAAGTAATTGTATTTAAACATTATTCCTTTTGAATGTTTTCCCATTGGTCGACCGATGCCATTCAAATTTGCATGGGATTAATCACTTAAACCAGTCTATGCAGTTGAAACTTAGCTCCAATAGTTTGTCCAAAAGCTTGGTTGTATATATAATTGAGAAAGCACAAGAAGTATTCCAACCATTAACATAATTTTACATGTTGAATAGATTCTATTTCTACCTTTGATTTCGATAGAATGCTTTAAACTAGTTTTTAAACATCAAAGCCGTGGCCAACAATGCTTCTACTAATTCTGCTGATTGTACTTACCATGGAAACGATGCAGGTTGTGGCAAGCAAAACCAAGATTTACATGGTCCTAGAATATGTTACTGGCGGGGAATTGTTTGACAAAATTGTAAGGAGCTCTTACTTTGATATTTTATATTCAGAGGCAGGAAGTTGATTATGCTAATAAGTTTTTTATGTTAACAGGCACAAAAGGGAAGAGTTACAGAATCTGAAGGTAGAAAGCTTTTCCAACAGTTAATTGATGGTGTGAGCTACTGCCACAACCAAGGCGTTTTCCATCGGGACCTTAAGGTACTTTCTACTTTCTACTTTCTGCATGACATTCAATGTCATCTAGGTTTCTAATTTGCTCACATCTAATATTGTATGTTTTGATGGCAGCTGGAGAATATTCTTGTTGATTCCAAAGGAAACATAAAGATATCTGACTTTGGCCTTAGTGCTTTGCCCCAGCATTTTAGGGTACATTACTCTTCCCTTCCAATCCAAGCATTTAAGTGAAACATTTTCGAGTCCTGTAACTTAACCCTTTCATTCTGCCTGAAATAACAGGAAGATGGGTTGCTGCATACAACCTGTGGAAGCCCAAATTACGTTGCTCCTGAGATCCTCGCTAATAGAGGGTATGATGGTGGCGCCTCTGATATATGGTCATGTGGTGTCATCTTATATGTCATTCTAACGGGGTATCTCCCGTTCGATGATAGGAATCTTGCAGTTCTCTATCAAAAGGTATTGGCAAATTCTCTTTGGTCTTTCCTTCAGTTATATTGCCTTGTAACAAAAAATCTTGTATTATTTGATATACGTCAAAGTGAAGTTAACGTTTTTGGATGGATTTCAGATATTGAAGGGGGATGTTCAGATACCCAAATGGTTATCACCTGGTGCTCAAAACTTGATAAGAAGGGTTCTCGATCCCAATCCTCTCACTAGAATAAACATGACAGACATCAAGTCAGATGAATGGTTCAAGCAGGATTACTTTCCTGCAAAACCCGacgaagaagaggaagatataAATGTTGATACCAAAGATTTGTCAATAAATGAAGCGGTATGAACTAGCATTTTATGCTCAGTGCCCACTCTTTGTGCATATTAGTTTTGTTATCTGCTATAGCTGAGACAATTGTTTGTTTCTGTATCAGCCATCTGAAGGGGAGAAGAGTCCAGATTTGCAGCACTCACCCACCCTTATCAATGCCTTTCAGTTGATTGGAATGTCCTCATGTCTAGACCTCTCTGGCTTCTTTGAGAAAGAGGTAAGTGTAAAGCTAATCTCACAGTACATTTCTAAAGTGATTTCTTTGTATTAATAGGCCTTGAATATTTACCGAAGTTGATATCTGCATTCTGTCTGATTAATTTAGGATGTGTCTGAGAGGAAGATCAGATTTACTTCCAACCACTCTGCAAAAGATTTGCTTGAGAGGATTGAAGAAATTGTAACAGAGATGGGATATGGTGTCCAGAAGAAAAATGGAAGGGTAAGTATTGTTTTGTAACATGCTATCTTCCCTTCACACAGAACCCAGAAATAGCTGTTTTTGGACGATATGTTGATATATACAAACTGGTgtattttgtgttgtttttgctGCAATATTCAGCTAAAATATTGTTATGTTTATGTTCAACATTTCAGTTAAAGGTGATGCAAGAGAACAAGGGGCAGAGAAATCTGGGTAGTCTCTCAGTTGCAGCAGAGGTATTTCATTTAAACTAATTCCGAGTGACAGAAACTTGTGTTGTAATGTTTACTTGTTTCTCAAGTAACAGATTTGTTACTTTAGTGGTGACTCATAGTTGTCTCTGTGATTGCATCAGGTGTTTGAGTTAAGCCCCACATTATACGTAGTTGAATTAagaaaatcatacggagatccTTCTGCATATAGACAGGTATATACTCCATTATTCCTACTCTATAACCTTATTTCTCGCTTTCTCTCCTCAGATTTCAGGCACTGACATCAACTTTTGGGTATGTGCAGTTGTGTAAAAAGCTATCAAATGATTTAGGTGTTCCATCTAGCCAAGAATTGTTGGCCAGCGAGGTATTGAAGTCCAGTTCTTTGCAGAGTCAAACGGCATAGCATATAAACCTCAGGAGAGATGTACATAGTATTACAATTTGTGTAAATTCATTTGTTCAAATTTAAGTGTTACCATATAAGACTGGATATAATTTGAAATACATTCAGAATGCAAGAAGATTTTCTTGTGAAAGAATCAGCCCCTCAAACTGTCCCAAGGACTTTTACCTGGCTTAGAAACTGAAAGATCTGACCATCATCCCCAAGTGGACTGATTACAATGCCAAGATTCATCGTTGAGTCAGAATCAACAGGTTCTAAAACGTTAAAATGTTATGTTGATGGGGTAGTTCAGATTTCATGGTCTCAAACTCTTGCTCGACATGGCAAGCTAGAAGTGTAATATGACTGCTACATCAAGTTTTGCAACCTTTGCTATCTTAATAAAATTTATGTAGCATTGTTATCTACAGCTGCTTCCTGTTGCTGCTGTTCTAACCAGCTGCAAGCTTCAATTGTTAAAAtgaaaaactaaaagaaaacaGCTGCCAATCTTTCTTCTATAATGGCCGCTGCCTACTTTAGCTAAGCGCACCATCTGGTACTTGAGAGTCGCTTAATTCTATTCCCCTGTGAGAGGTCCGGCCATCACATAATTTTTCTCCATTTAATTAGAGAATTTCTATATATTCTTCATTTCCCATATTTAGGATAGATTATGTTTGCTTTGGTTTTCTTTTGCCACATGTTTTCTAAACCCTATAAATAGGCTATTGTGGATG
Coding sequences within:
- the LOC133710377 gene encoding CBL-interacting serine/threonine-protein kinase 1; protein product: MVMIKKREEKSSDYSEKGMRLGKYELGKTLGEGNFGKVKFAKDVVTGQPFAVKILEKKRINDHNIADQIKREIGTLKLLKHPNVVRLHEVVASKTKIYMVLEYVTGGELFDKIAQKGRVTESEGRKLFQQLIDGVSYCHNQGVFHRDLKLENILVDSKGNIKISDFGLSALPQHFREDGLLHTTCGSPNYVAPEILANRGYDGGASDIWSCGVILYVILTGYLPFDDRNLAVLYQKILKGDVQIPKWLSPGAQNLIRRVLDPNPLTRINMTDIKSDEWFKQDYFPAKPDEEEEDINVDTKDLSINEAPSEGEKSPDLQHSPTLINAFQLIGMSSCLDLSGFFEKEDVSERKIRFTSNHSAKDLLERIEEIVTEMGYGVQKKNGRLKVMQENKGQRNLGSLSVAAEVFELSPTLYVVELRKSYGDPSAYRQLCKKLSNDLGVPSSQELLASEVLKSSSLQSQTA